Proteins found in one Herbiconiux sp. A18JL235 genomic segment:
- a CDS encoding M13 family metallopeptidase: MTASGIDIDSLDPTVRAQDDLFRHVNGRWIERTEIPDDKARYGSFYVLAEEAEKAVREIIEESQGAPEGTEARKIGDLFTSFMDEERIDALGATPIAPQLALVDTVADVPGLVTTLGRLERQGVSGLFRLFVDNDPGNPERYLVFVEQGGISLPDESYFRDEKFASVREAYLGHIQRMFELAGIDDAPRRAQRVFDLETAIAATHWDNVRTRDAQATYNLLSWAELVDLAGTAGVVDGTTLLELWRDALGAPQGVFDELVVREPGFVDGVVAALTAQPLESWKDWLLWKIVHGWAPYLSGDFVEENFDFYARILTGTPSMRARWKRGVSFVEGAMGEAVGKIYVEKHFPPTAKAAMDVLVANLIEAYRESISTLEWMSPATRERALDKLAKFTPKIGFPARWRDYSGLEVDPTDLIANVRATSEFEFQRELGKIGKPLDRDEWFMTPQTINAYYNPGFNEIVFPAAILQFPFFDESRDAAANYGAIGAVIGHEIGHGFDDQGSRFDGDGRLTDWWTEADREAFEKRTSSLIAQYDALAPAQVPDHHVNGALTIGENIGDLGGLGIAWKAYLLSLRDENGQQVEPPVVDGLSGAERFFLSWAQAWQQKSRDEEVIRLLSIDPHSPNEFRCNQIVRNIDEFYEAFDVDSHDRLWLDPAERVTIW, encoded by the coding sequence GTGACTGCATCCGGAATCGACATCGACAGCCTCGACCCCACGGTCCGCGCGCAAGACGACCTCTTCCGCCACGTCAACGGCAGGTGGATCGAGCGCACCGAGATCCCCGACGACAAGGCGCGCTACGGCTCCTTCTACGTGCTCGCCGAAGAGGCCGAGAAGGCCGTGCGCGAGATCATCGAGGAGTCTCAGGGCGCCCCCGAGGGCACCGAGGCCCGCAAGATCGGCGACCTGTTCACCAGCTTCATGGACGAGGAGCGCATCGACGCCCTCGGGGCGACGCCGATCGCACCCCAGCTGGCGCTGGTCGACACCGTCGCCGACGTGCCGGGCCTCGTCACCACACTCGGCCGTCTCGAGCGCCAGGGCGTGTCCGGCCTGTTCAGGCTCTTCGTCGACAACGACCCCGGCAACCCCGAGCGCTACCTCGTCTTCGTGGAGCAGGGCGGCATCTCGCTGCCCGACGAGAGCTACTTCCGCGACGAGAAGTTCGCCTCGGTGCGGGAGGCGTACCTCGGCCACATCCAGCGCATGTTCGAGCTCGCCGGCATCGACGACGCTCCGCGTCGCGCGCAGCGGGTGTTCGACCTCGAGACGGCGATCGCCGCCACCCACTGGGACAACGTGCGCACCCGCGACGCCCAGGCCACCTACAACCTGCTCAGCTGGGCCGAGCTCGTCGACCTGGCCGGCACCGCCGGTGTCGTCGACGGCACCACCCTGCTCGAGCTCTGGCGTGACGCCCTCGGCGCCCCCCAGGGCGTGTTCGACGAGCTCGTGGTGCGTGAGCCCGGTTTCGTCGACGGCGTCGTGGCGGCCCTCACCGCCCAGCCGCTGGAGAGCTGGAAGGACTGGCTGCTCTGGAAGATCGTGCACGGCTGGGCGCCCTATCTCTCGGGCGACTTCGTCGAGGAGAACTTCGACTTCTACGCCCGCATCCTCACCGGCACCCCGAGCATGCGGGCGCGCTGGAAGCGGGGCGTCTCGTTCGTCGAGGGCGCGATGGGCGAGGCGGTCGGCAAGATCTACGTCGAGAAGCACTTCCCGCCCACCGCGAAGGCGGCGATGGACGTGCTCGTCGCCAACCTCATCGAGGCCTACCGCGAATCGATCTCGACACTGGAATGGATGAGCCCGGCCACCCGGGAGCGCGCGCTCGACAAGCTCGCCAAGTTCACCCCGAAGATCGGCTTCCCCGCCCGCTGGCGCGACTACTCGGGGCTCGAGGTCGACCCCACCGATCTCATCGCGAACGTGCGCGCCACCAGTGAGTTCGAGTTCCAGCGCGAGCTCGGCAAGATCGGCAAGCCGCTCGACCGCGACGAGTGGTTCATGACGCCGCAGACCATCAACGCCTACTACAACCCGGGTTTCAACGAGATCGTCTTCCCCGCCGCCATCCTGCAGTTCCCGTTCTTCGACGAGTCGAGGGACGCCGCGGCGAACTACGGGGCCATCGGCGCGGTGATCGGGCACGAGATCGGCCACGGCTTCGACGACCAGGGCTCGCGCTTCGACGGCGACGGCAGGCTCACCGACTGGTGGACGGAGGCCGACCGCGAGGCGTTCGAGAAGCGCACCTCCTCGCTCATCGCGCAGTACGACGCCCTCGCCCCCGCCCAGGTTCCCGACCACCACGTGAACGGCGCGCTCACCATCGGCGAGAACATCGGCGACCTCGGCGGTCTCGGCATCGCCTGGAAGGCCTATCTGCTGAGCCTCCGCGACGAGAACGGGCAGCAGGTCGAGCCGCCCGTTGTCGACGGGCTCTCGGGCGCGGAGCGCTTCTTCCTCTCCTGGGCTCAGGCCTGGCAGCAGAAGTCACGCGACGAGGAGGTCATCCGCCTGCTCTCGATCGACCCGCACTCCCCGAACGAGTTCCGGTGCAACCAGATCGTGCGCAACATCGACGAGTTCTACGAGGCCTTCGACGTCGATTCACACGATCGTCTCTGGTTGGACCCAGCTGAGCGTGTGACCATCTGGTAG
- a CDS encoding LysR family transcriptional regulator — protein MTLSSIPVTPPSGAYDLDSQTLRVVAAIAEFGSITRAASVLGFSQPAVSQHLKRVESRLGMPLVTRSGRGIRLTEAGGVVARHAAVVLAALDSAASELSDLSGLRSGRVRLTAFPSASSTIVPQLIGTMAAEHAGVQFSYLEAEPPEAVASVRDGHTDLAVAFHYPADRDDPFLDSVETLVVHELARDEILVLVPDGHPALDADPGTSVDHGTPVDLARLRQESWIAGCPRCRAHLIGSCARSGFSPTVSVETDNAVAVMSMVAAGLGVALLPALALAASPLPAGIVARPTSGGDHRMIVAVTRPGADHVPAVGEALRLLRAHPSTTARGSAR, from the coding sequence ATGACGCTCTCGAGCATTCCGGTGACGCCCCCCTCGGGCGCGTACGACCTCGACTCCCAGACCCTCCGGGTCGTCGCCGCGATCGCCGAGTTCGGGTCGATCACCCGGGCAGCCTCGGTGCTCGGGTTCAGCCAGCCGGCCGTGAGCCAGCACCTCAAGCGGGTGGAGTCGCGTCTCGGCATGCCCCTCGTCACGCGCTCGGGCCGCGGCATCCGACTCACCGAAGCCGGAGGTGTCGTGGCGAGGCACGCCGCCGTCGTGCTCGCGGCCCTCGACTCCGCGGCGAGCGAGCTCTCCGACCTCTCCGGGCTGCGCTCGGGCCGGGTGCGCCTCACCGCGTTCCCCTCGGCCTCCTCCACCATCGTGCCGCAGCTCATCGGCACCATGGCCGCCGAGCACGCCGGAGTGCAGTTCAGCTACCTCGAGGCCGAACCGCCCGAGGCCGTCGCCTCCGTGCGCGACGGCCACACCGATCTCGCCGTCGCGTTCCACTACCCCGCCGACCGCGACGACCCGTTCCTCGACTCCGTCGAGACCCTCGTGGTGCACGAGCTCGCCCGCGACGAGATCCTGGTGCTGGTTCCCGACGGTCACCCCGCACTCGACGCCGACCCCGGCACGTCCGTCGACCACGGCACCCCCGTCGACCTCGCACGCCTCAGGCAGGAGTCGTGGATCGCCGGATGCCCGCGCTGCCGCGCCCACCTCATCGGCAGCTGCGCCCGCAGCGGTTTCTCCCCCACCGTCTCGGTCGAGACCGACAACGCCGTCGCGGTGATGAGCATGGTGGCGGCCGGCCTCGGCGTCGCGCTGCTGCCCGCGCTCGCCCTCGCCGCCTCTCCTCTCCCCGCCGGCATCGTGGCACGCCCCACCTCGGGAGGAGACCACCGGATGATCGTCGCCGTCACGAGGCCGGGTGCCGACCACGTTCCCGCGGTGGGTGAGGCGCTCCGCCTGCTGCGCGCGCATCCGTCGACCACCGCGCGCGGATCGGCGCGCTAG
- the hemE gene encoding uroporphyrinogen decarboxylase: protein MTLPASHPLLDGRKGDSALVSAYTGTRGSTAPVWFMRQAGRSLPEYRELRVGTRMLDACLDPSMASEITLQPIRRHGVDAGIFFSDIVIPLRLAGVDVEIVPGRGPVLAEPVRTAADVVALPDPAGADFSAIEQGVALTVGELGSTPLIGFAGAPFTLAAYLVEGGPSKDHIRARTLMHADPGAWAGLLSWAAEVTGRFLRAQIVAGASAGQLFDSWVGSLSKADYVSRVAPFSAEALEHVRDLPVPLVHFGVGSGEVLKPMHEIGVDTVGVDWRLPLDVASERLGGGVPVQGNIDPALLAAPWPVLEAHVLDVLRRGLSAPAHVVNLGHGVPPETDPGVLTRIVELVHGTPLDSLRAEP from the coding sequence GTGACTCTGCCCGCCTCGCATCCGCTCCTCGACGGCCGTAAGGGAGACTCCGCCCTGGTCTCCGCCTACACCGGAACGCGCGGCTCCACCGCCCCGGTCTGGTTCATGCGTCAGGCGGGCCGTTCGCTGCCCGAGTACCGCGAACTCCGGGTGGGAACACGGATGCTCGACGCCTGCCTCGACCCGTCGATGGCGAGCGAGATCACCCTCCAGCCGATCCGTCGCCACGGCGTCGACGCCGGCATCTTCTTCAGCGACATCGTCATACCGTTGCGGCTCGCCGGCGTCGACGTCGAGATCGTGCCGGGGCGCGGGCCCGTGCTGGCGGAGCCCGTGCGCACCGCCGCCGATGTCGTCGCCCTGCCCGACCCCGCCGGTGCCGACTTCTCGGCCATCGAGCAGGGTGTGGCACTCACCGTCGGCGAGCTCGGCAGCACGCCGCTCATCGGCTTCGCGGGCGCCCCGTTCACCCTCGCCGCCTATCTCGTCGAGGGCGGGCCGTCGAAAGACCACATCCGCGCCCGCACGCTCATGCACGCCGACCCGGGGGCCTGGGCGGGCCTGCTGAGCTGGGCGGCGGAGGTCACCGGCCGCTTCCTCCGTGCCCAGATCGTCGCCGGGGCGAGCGCCGGCCAGCTGTTCGACTCCTGGGTCGGCTCCCTCTCGAAGGCCGACTACGTCAGCCGGGTCGCACCGTTCTCGGCGGAGGCCCTCGAGCACGTGCGCGACCTGCCCGTGCCGCTCGTGCACTTCGGCGTCGGCAGCGGCGAGGTGCTGAAGCCGATGCACGAGATCGGAGTCGACACCGTGGGCGTCGACTGGAGGCTGCCGCTCGACGTGGCGTCGGAGCGGCTCGGCGGTGGTGTGCCCGTGCAGGGCAACATCGACCCGGCGCTGCTCGCCGCGCCCTGGCCCGTGCTCGAGGCCCACGTGCTCGACGTGCTGCGCCGTGGCCTCAGCGCTCCCGCGCACGTGGTGAACCTCGGCCACGGGGTTCCACCCGAGACCGACCCCGGCGTGCTCACCCGCATCGTCGAGCTCGTGCACGGCACCCCCCTCGACTCGCTGCGGGCCGAGCCGTGA
- a CDS encoding serine hydrolase has protein sequence MPDSIRRRARAEREEQAPRGRRSDAVDDGIVFRKGFASLTELALSGVQVTACAIDLADGTVLFSVDDHLSVPTASIGKVLLLIEVAARISARDGGRGGRDPLGGVEAAGHANAPRSARPAPGPEALSILNRTPHDSVADSGLWRHLQVPALPIADLAALVGATSDNLATNVLLRRIGLDAVRTRAESLGLKRTLLLDIVRDERGPDDAPQLSVGSARELASLFRRLERGEIVDEATSRLVVGWLGLNSDLSMVAGAFGLDPLAHLDADHGVALFNKTGTDSGVRSEAGVVTGPRAGVSYAVTMRFNDSSISARLAVLDAMRTLGTDVLEYIF, from the coding sequence ATGCCGGATTCGATCCGCCGTCGGGCACGTGCCGAGCGGGAGGAACAGGCTCCGCGCGGCCGCCGGTCGGATGCGGTCGACGACGGCATCGTCTTCCGCAAGGGGTTCGCCTCCCTCACCGAGCTCGCGCTCTCGGGCGTGCAGGTCACCGCCTGCGCGATCGACCTCGCCGACGGCACCGTGCTGTTCTCGGTCGACGACCACCTGTCGGTGCCCACCGCCTCCATCGGCAAGGTGCTCCTGCTCATCGAGGTCGCCGCGCGCATCTCGGCGCGCGACGGAGGGCGCGGCGGGCGCGATCCCTTGGGCGGCGTGGAGGCCGCAGGGCACGCGAACGCCCCTCGTTCGGCGCGCCCCGCTCCCGGGCCGGAGGCACTCAGCATCCTCAACCGCACGCCTCACGACTCGGTCGCCGACTCGGGCCTGTGGCGGCACCTCCAGGTTCCCGCCCTGCCCATCGCCGACCTGGCTGCGCTCGTCGGCGCCACGAGCGACAACCTCGCCACGAACGTGCTGCTGCGGCGCATCGGTCTCGACGCGGTGCGCACCCGCGCCGAGTCGCTCGGCCTCAAGCGCACCCTCCTCCTCGACATCGTGCGCGACGAGCGCGGCCCCGACGACGCTCCCCAGCTCTCCGTCGGCTCGGCGCGCGAGCTCGCGAGCCTGTTCCGTCGCCTCGAACGCGGTGAGATCGTCGACGAGGCCACCTCCCGGCTCGTGGTCGGCTGGCTCGGTCTCAACAGCGACCTCTCGATGGTGGCGGGAGCCTTCGGTCTCGACCCGCTCGCGCACCTCGACGCCGACCACGGGGTCGCCCTGTTCAACAAGACCGGCACCGACTCCGGTGTGCGCAGCGAAGCCGGGGTCGTCACCGGTCCCCGGGCCGGCGTCTCCTATGCCGTGACCATGCGCTTCAACGACAGCAGCATCTCGGCGCGCCTCGCCGTGCTCGACGCCATGCGCACCCTCGGCACCGACGTGCTGGAGTACATCTTCTAG
- a CDS encoding DUF6325 family protein → MAEFTYGPVELILVGFEGERPGPEIVSAFEEVVDAGAVRLLDLLFVTKSLEGDLTVLELDEAGDEIGFGDLVLEATGLASIDDVEELAAEIPAGSSAALLVIELLWAKNLASKLAGNGGTVVSSERIPAPVVNEVMAAIAE, encoded by the coding sequence ATGGCTGAATTCACCTACGGTCCGGTCGAGCTCATCCTGGTGGGCTTCGAGGGCGAGCGCCCCGGCCCCGAGATCGTCTCCGCGTTCGAGGAGGTCGTCGACGCCGGCGCCGTGCGCCTGCTCGACCTGCTCTTCGTCACGAAGTCGCTCGAGGGCGACCTCACGGTGCTCGAGCTCGACGAGGCCGGAGACGAGATCGGCTTCGGCGACCTCGTGCTCGAGGCCACCGGGCTCGCCTCCATCGACGACGTGGAGGAGCTCGCCGCCGAGATCCCCGCCGGCTCCTCGGCGGCGCTGCTCGTCATCGAGCTGCTCTGGGCCAAGAACCTGGCCTCGAAGCTGGCCGGCAACGGCGGCACCGTCGTGTCGAGCGAGCGCATCCCGGCGCCCGTCGTCAACGAGGTCATGGCGGCGATCGCCGAGTAG
- a CDS encoding NAD(P)/FAD-dependent oxidoreductase, whose protein sequence is MTEAPPPAAGTDARPEHPPTATDVVVVGGGVAGLVVARRLARLGNNVVLLEERAELGGFVGTHDVAGVELDSGAESFATRKGTVAALVGELGLGDDIVVPDRKGAWVAWSGGAAPLPAAGVLGIPGVPLADDVRRVIGWRGSLRAYLDRLMPLLRVRTETDLGDIVRRRMGRLVLERLVTPVVAGVHSADPSVVDVHTVAPGLTQAMTVQGSLSGAVMALREQAPAGSQVQGIVGGMYRLIEALEADCRFFGVEIRRGARVSGLDRRDDPAHRWCVRVEGEGGEQAFSARAVVVATGFRPGLGLLDEAGAGRASLGATAALPGIGDWPAPASVTLATLVVDEPALDVAPRGTGVLVAEGTPGVGAKALTHSTAKWRWLADALPAHRHVLRLSYGRRGAPTDARAVGATDARTGIAPDASAGTAPEQSAVLSDASTLLGVRLDPAVVRGFSVVRWDDSLAFATVGHKARVRQTLAAVKEVPGLDVVGAWVSGTGLAATVQHANETASALAAELRGDRRLD, encoded by the coding sequence GTGACCGAGGCGCCACCGCCCGCAGCCGGCACGGATGCCCGCCCCGAGCATCCGCCGACCGCCACCGATGTCGTCGTGGTCGGGGGAGGCGTCGCCGGCCTCGTCGTCGCGCGTCGGCTCGCCCGTCTGGGCAACAACGTCGTGCTGCTCGAGGAGCGCGCCGAGCTCGGCGGCTTCGTGGGAACCCACGACGTGGCAGGAGTCGAGCTCGACTCGGGCGCCGAGAGCTTCGCCACCCGCAAGGGCACCGTCGCCGCACTGGTCGGCGAACTGGGTCTCGGCGACGACATCGTCGTGCCCGACCGCAAGGGCGCGTGGGTGGCCTGGAGCGGGGGAGCGGCGCCGCTGCCCGCGGCAGGCGTGCTCGGCATCCCCGGCGTGCCGCTCGCCGACGACGTGCGCCGGGTGATCGGCTGGCGCGGCTCGCTGCGCGCCTACCTCGACCGGCTGATGCCGCTGCTTCGGGTGCGCACCGAGACCGACCTCGGCGACATCGTGCGCCGCCGCATGGGGCGCCTCGTGCTCGAGCGACTGGTCACGCCCGTGGTCGCGGGCGTGCACTCCGCCGACCCCTCCGTCGTCGACGTGCACACCGTCGCCCCCGGCCTCACCCAGGCCATGACCGTGCAGGGTTCGCTCTCGGGTGCCGTGATGGCCCTGCGCGAGCAGGCGCCGGCGGGATCGCAGGTGCAAGGCATCGTGGGTGGCATGTACCGGCTCATCGAGGCGCTGGAGGCCGACTGCCGGTTCTTCGGCGTCGAGATCCGTCGTGGTGCGCGCGTCTCGGGGCTCGACCGCCGCGACGACCCGGCGCACCGCTGGTGCGTGAGGGTCGAGGGCGAGGGCGGGGAGCAGGCCTTCTCCGCCCGCGCCGTCGTCGTCGCGACGGGGTTCCGCCCCGGCCTCGGCCTCCTCGACGAGGCCGGAGCCGGCCGGGCGTCACTCGGCGCGACCGCCGCTTTGCCGGGCATCGGCGACTGGCCGGCCCCCGCATCCGTCACCCTCGCCACGCTCGTCGTCGACGAACCCGCGCTCGACGTCGCACCCCGCGGCACGGGGGTGCTCGTCGCCGAGGGCACGCCGGGTGTCGGCGCGAAGGCGCTCACGCACTCGACGGCGAAGTGGCGCTGGCTCGCCGATGCGCTGCCGGCGCACCGCCACGTGCTGCGCCTGTCCTACGGGCGACGGGGCGCGCCGACGGATGCTCGTGCCGTGGGAGCGACCGATGCGCGAACCGGCATCGCGCCCGACGCATCCGCCGGGACAGCTCCCGAGCAGTCCGCGGTGCTCTCCGACGCCTCGACCCTCCTGGGGGTTCGGCTCGACCCGGCAGTGGTGCGGGGGTTCTCCGTCGTGCGGTGGGACGACTCGCTCGCATTCGCCACCGTGGGCCACAAGGCGCGCGTGCGGCAGACCCTCGCCGCCGTCAAGGAGGTGCCGGGGCTCGACGTGGTGGGCGCCTGGGTGTCGGGCACCGGCCTCGCCGCCACCGTCCAGCACGCGAACGAGACGGCGTCGGCGCTCGCCGCCGAACTGAGGGGCGATCGCAGGCTCGACTGA
- a CDS encoding SHOCT domain-containing protein, whose amino-acid sequence MPGFRRMGRPGLLGLAARTAVVAGTATAVSGGMQRRAQARAQDQQQQAAWQAQQQQEQIDAAAAAAVAAQQPAAPAAAPAPAPAAGGVDLVAELQKLAALKDAGILSDEEFAAAKAKLLA is encoded by the coding sequence ATGCCCGGATTCAGAAGGATGGGCCGCCCCGGCCTCCTCGGCCTCGCCGCCCGCACCGCCGTCGTGGCGGGAACCGCCACCGCGGTCAGCGGCGGCATGCAGCGCCGCGCCCAGGCCAGGGCGCAAGACCAGCAGCAGCAGGCAGCCTGGCAGGCCCAGCAGCAGCAGGAGCAGATCGACGCCGCCGCGGCAGCCGCAGTGGCGGCCCAGCAGCCGGCCGCTCCGGCGGCGGCGCCCGCGCCCGCGCCCGCCGCGGGTGGTGTCGACCTGGTCGCCGAGCTGCAGAAGCTCGCCGCCCTGAAAGACGCCGGCATCCTCTCCGACGAGGAGTTCGCGGCCGCGAAGGCGAAGCTGCTGGCCTGA
- a CDS encoding aminotransferase class V-fold PLP-dependent enzyme encodes MAALTLDELRSHFSVRPGYLSACMVGAPPRETVEALTGDLGAWGEGHRDPARYGAAVERARGAFARLNSVETDRVAVGSQVSVFASVVAGSLPEGSEVLLVEGDFSSMVFPFLVQQQLGRLTVRCVPLERLAEAVTPSTTLVSFSLVQSATGRLADAEAVVEAAQRHGAATFVDTTQAVGWMPVDASRFDATVCHAYKWLCAPRGTTFFTVSEEFAERLHPFTANWYSGDDVWGSCYGPEMRLASSARRFDVSPAWQAWYGTAPAVELFASADIAAVQRHCVGLANALRRHLGEPESESAIVTWPDPDGSVIAALAAADIAGSSRAGRARVAFHLWNDEADIDRVCGALGLA; translated from the coding sequence ATGGCCGCACTCACCCTCGACGAACTCCGGTCGCACTTCTCGGTGCGACCCGGCTACCTCTCGGCGTGCATGGTGGGTGCGCCGCCTCGCGAGACCGTCGAGGCCCTGACCGGCGACCTCGGCGCCTGGGGCGAGGGCCACCGCGACCCCGCCCGGTACGGCGCGGCCGTCGAGCGGGCTCGCGGGGCCTTCGCGCGCCTGAACTCGGTGGAGACCGACCGGGTTGCCGTCGGATCGCAGGTCTCGGTGTTCGCCTCGGTCGTCGCCGGCTCGCTGCCCGAGGGTTCTGAGGTGCTGCTGGTGGAGGGCGACTTCAGCTCGATGGTGTTCCCGTTCCTGGTGCAGCAGCAACTCGGCCGGCTCACGGTTCGGTGCGTGCCGCTCGAGCGGCTCGCCGAAGCCGTCACACCCTCGACGACGCTGGTCTCGTTCTCACTCGTGCAGTCGGCGACCGGGCGCCTCGCCGATGCCGAGGCCGTCGTCGAGGCCGCGCAGCGGCACGGCGCGGCGACCTTCGTCGACACCACTCAGGCGGTGGGCTGGATGCCCGTCGACGCGAGCCGGTTCGACGCGACGGTGTGTCACGCCTACAAATGGCTCTGTGCGCCCCGAGGCACGACGTTCTTCACCGTCTCGGAGGAGTTCGCCGAACGCCTGCACCCGTTCACGGCGAACTGGTACTCGGGTGACGACGTGTGGGGCTCGTGCTACGGGCCCGAGATGCGGCTCGCATCGAGTGCGCGCCGTTTCGACGTGTCGCCGGCCTGGCAGGCGTGGTACGGAACAGCTCCGGCGGTCGAACTGTTCGCCTCGGCCGACATCGCCGCCGTGCAGCGGCACTGCGTTGGCCTCGCGAACGCGCTGCGGCGGCACCTCGGCGAGCCCGAGTCGGAGAGCGCGATCGTCACCTGGCCCGACCCCGACGGCAGCGTCATCGCGGCGCTCGCCGCAGCCGACATCGCCGGCTCGTCGCGCGCGGGGCGCGCCCGGGTGGCCTTCCACCTGTGGAACGACGAAGCCGACATCGATCGGGTGTGCGGGGCGCTCGGGCTCGCCTGA
- a CDS encoding glutamyl-tRNA reductase, producing MLICLTANHRNASFDMLEKLSVGTAEVAKTLVSESDFVQGAVVLATCNRFEAYLDIDEPLTAGISLAVEEAAETFGSASGTDVAELRDSLTVLCGDGVADHLFAVSSGLESVVVGEDEIAGQVKRALSTARIDGTTSSDLERLFQRASHTSRGVKTKTGLGGAGRSLARLALDLAESRVTDWAATRVLLVGTGQYARVTLANLRERGVTDISVYSPSGRAAVFAAKQGLVPVPAEGYLAAVAASDIVITCSTAETVVLDASHLVAASALPGALARRLVIDLGLPRNVDPGVAGIGGTELLDLETISLHAPLDELNAESDARALVDQAAAEYRAGKAEAAVTPAVVALRSHLFDLLDAEIERSRSHGASATSSPGEQTERALRHLVGVILHSPSVRARELAREGRADEVFAAVETLFGLGGAAAERSVDAAAAASDTDTDSPVALDAYRRHGA from the coding sequence GTGCTCATCTGTCTCACCGCCAACCACCGGAACGCGAGTTTCGACATGTTGGAGAAGCTCTCGGTGGGCACGGCGGAGGTCGCCAAGACGCTCGTGAGCGAGAGCGACTTCGTGCAGGGGGCCGTCGTTCTGGCCACCTGCAACCGCTTCGAGGCCTACCTCGACATCGACGAACCGCTCACCGCGGGCATCTCGCTGGCGGTCGAGGAAGCCGCCGAGACCTTCGGCTCGGCCTCCGGCACCGACGTCGCCGAGCTGCGCGACAGTCTCACCGTGCTCTGCGGCGACGGAGTCGCCGACCACCTCTTCGCCGTCTCCTCCGGCCTCGAGTCCGTCGTCGTCGGAGAAGACGAGATCGCGGGGCAGGTCAAGCGCGCACTCAGCACCGCCCGCATCGACGGCACCACCTCGTCAGACCTCGAACGCCTCTTCCAACGCGCCTCGCACACCTCCCGCGGGGTGAAGACGAAGACGGGCCTCGGCGGCGCCGGCCGCTCCCTCGCCCGTCTCGCGCTCGACCTCGCCGAGAGCCGCGTCACCGACTGGGCGGCGACCCGGGTGCTGCTGGTCGGCACGGGCCAGTACGCCCGCGTCACGCTCGCCAACCTGCGCGAGCGTGGCGTCACCGACATCAGCGTCTACTCGCCCTCCGGCCGTGCCGCCGTGTTCGCTGCCAAGCAGGGCCTCGTGCCCGTGCCCGCCGAGGGCTACCTCGCCGCCGTCGCGGCCTCCGACATCGTCATCACCTGCAGCACCGCCGAGACCGTCGTGCTCGACGCCTCGCACCTCGTCGCCGCCTCCGCGCTGCCGGGCGCTCTGGCCCGCCGGCTCGTCATCGACCTCGGCCTGCCGCGCAACGTCGACCCGGGAGTGGCGGGCATCGGGGGCACCGAGCTGCTCGACCTCGAGACCATCAGCCTGCACGCCCCGCTCGACGAGCTGAACGCCGAATCGGATGCGCGGGCCCTCGTCGACCAGGCCGCCGCCGAGTACCGCGCGGGCAAGGCCGAGGCGGCGGTCACCCCCGCCGTCGTCGCTCTGCGTTCGCACCTGTTCGACCTGCTCGACGCCGAGATCGAGCGCTCCCGCTCGCACGGCGCTTCAGCGACCTCCTCGCCCGGCGAGCAGACCGAACGGGCACTCCGGCACCTCGTGGGAGTCATTCTGCACTCCCCCTCCGTGCGGGCACGCGAACTCGCCCGAGAGGGTCGTGCCGACGAGGTGTTCGCGGCGGTCGAGACGCTGTTCGGGCTCGGGGGCGCGGCTGCGGAGCGTTCTGTCGACGCCGCAGCCGCAGCATCCGATACTGACACCGACTCCCCGGTCGCCCTCGACGCCTACCGCCGCCACGGCGCCTGA